TCGCCTGCTCGCCTCTCCGCATTACGGGGAACGCTGGGCCCGGCACTGGCTGGATGTAGCCCGGTACGCCGATTCCAACGGCTTCACCATTGATGGTCCCCGATCGATCTGGAAGTACCGGGACTGGGTCATCGAGGCGATCAATGCCAACATGCCCTTCGATCAGTTTGTCACCGAACAACTGGCGGGCGACCTGCTCCCCAAACCTACGACAGAGCAGTTGATCGCGACCGGCTTTCATCGCAATACACTCATCAATCAGGAAGGGGGCACCAACCCGGAACAGTTTCGTGTGGAAGCAGTGGTGGATCGTGTGAATACCACGGGGGCGGCCTTCCTCGGACTGACGGTAGGTTGTGCCCAATGCCACAAACACAAGTATGATCCCATTACCCAGCGGGACTTCTATCAGCTGTATGCGATTTTCAACAGCACCGCAGATATCAACAGCGCGCCCCCCACACTGCCATTACCTACTGAGCAACAGCAGACCGAACAGAAAGAGTTGAAGCAGGAAATCGCGAAACTCACCAAACAACTGGAAGAACGCAAACAAGCACTGGAACCGAAGTTCGCTGCCTGGAAAGAACGTCTGCAGCAGGACCTGCAACAGTCAGAGCAGCAGTGGAGCGTTCTCGCACCGGGATCGATCCAATCCATAAATGGAGCCACGCTCACCGTTCTTGAAGACCATTCACTGCTCGCAGGGGGGAAGATTCCTGCATTTGATACGTATGTCGTCGAAACCGCAGCGATCCCACCAGGAACCTCCGGTCTGCGGCTGGAAGTACTGACTCACGAGAGTCTGCCGCGCAAGGGGCCGGGCTGGGCCGGAAACGGAAACTTTGTGCTGGATGAAGTGACTGTGGAAATGGCAGAGCAGACTGAAGCGGGCTGGTCTGACTTTCAGCCGGTCAAGCTGATCCAGGCAACCGCCGATCATTCGCAGGATAAATTCCCCGCCAGCAACCTGGTAGACGGGGATCCCAAAACCGGCTGGGCCATTAATACCGGCAAGGGGAGTATGAACGTCGACCGGCGGGCGATACTCAAGCTCAAAGAACCGATCGAAGTCAAACAGCCGGTCAAACTGCGGGTGACCCTGACGCATACACGGAATGCAAAATACAATGTCGGTCGCTTCCGACTCGCGGCAACCACGGTGGCCCCGGAAGTCTTAAACATCAAACCTGAAATTTTGGCGATCCTGAAACAGCCAGAGGACAAATGGGACGCGAAACAGAAAACGACCGTGGAAGAGGCCTTTCACCAGTCGGATTCGCAATGGCTGGCTCTGAATCAGCGCCTGACAAAACAGAAGGCGGCACAGACCAAGGTCAACAAAGCGATTGTGACCACCATGATCATGCGGGAGCTGCCCAAGCCGCGGGAAACCTTCATCCTGCTGCGAGGGAATTTCCTGGATCCGGGTGCGAAGGTCAGTCCGGGTGTTCCCGCTGTGTTGCCGGCACTGCCTGAGGATGTTTCCCAACCGACGCGACTGGACCTCGCCCGGTGGCTGACCAGTGAAGAGCAACCGCTGACGGCTCGTGTGACAGTGAACCGATACTGGCAACGGTTCTTCGGCAGGGGCATTGTGGAAACCGAAAATGACTTCGGGACACAGGGTTCAGATCCCACGCATCCGGAACTGCTGGACTGGCTGGCTTCGGAATTCATGCGGCTTAACTGGGATGTGAAACAATTTCATAAACTGATTGTGACTTCTGCGACCTATCGGCAGGCATCTGACTTTAACCCGAATCATCAGGAAAAAGATCCGCGGAATCTGCTGTTATCTCGACAGAACCGGTTCCGAATGGAAGCGGAGTCGATTCGCGATCTGTTTCTGGCCAGTAGTGGTCTGTTGAGTCGTAAGATCGGCGGGCCGAGTGTCTATCCGCCCCAGCCGGAGGGGATTTACGTACTCACACAGAATAAGAAGAGCTGGCCGGAAGAGCAGAACGAAGACCGCTATCGGCGGGGCATGTATACGTATTTCTGGCGTTCGAGTCCGTATCCGATGCTGCCGACCTTCGATGCACCAAACAGTAATACCACTTGTACGCGACGGGTGCGTTCCAATACCCCCCTCCAGGCACTCACACTGGCCAATGATCATTCGCTGTTCGAACTGACTCAAGGGTTTGCACTCCGCATCCTGCAGGAAGGTCCTCCCTACGATGAAGGTCGCATCCGCGCCGCGTTTGAAATCTGCCTGTCCCGTGCCCCCTCTGATCGGGAGCTGGAAGTGATGACCGGCTATCTGCAGGAACAGCGTGCTCAGTTTAAACAGTCACCAGAGGCAGCGGCCCAGGTCGCGGCTGACGATTTACCCAAACAGATTGATGTGATCGAAGCGGCGAGCTGGACGGCGGTCGCCCGCGTGTTGATGAATCTGGATGAATTTATTACCAGGGAATAGTCCCCCCCTCAAACGGATGCCGGCAGCAAGACCTGACCGGCGGACCGGGAGAATCAGATGAATTTCGATGACCTGATGTTACGCGATCAGACACGACGTCACTTTTTCGAGAATTGCGCGATGGGTGCCGGGGCCATCGGTCTGGCTTCACTGATGCAGTCGGAACAACGCGCACAGGCCGGCACCGGCAAGTTGAATGGTACCCATCATCCGCCCAAAGCCAAAAATGTGATTTACATGTTTATGGCGGGGGGCCCCAGTCAGCTGGAGATGTTTGATTTCAAACCGAAGCTGCAGGAACTGGAAGGTAAGGTCATCCCCGAATCGTACGTGGAGGGCAAACAGTTTGCGTTTCTGAAAAAAGACGCCAAGCTGCTGGGCACGCGACGGAAATTCAAGAAGCACGGCGAATCGGGCATGGAACTCTCGGAAGTTGTTCCACACCTGGCTGAGGTCGCGGACGACATCACCGTACTGAAGAGTATGAAGACAGACGTCTTTAACCACGGTCCGGCCAAACTCTTCATGAATACCGGGACACAACAGTTTGGTCGCCCCAGCATGGGTGCCTGGGTAACTTACGGCATTGGCAGCGAGTCACAGAATCTGCCCGGGTTCGTCGTGCTACAATCCGGACCGCGGGGACCACGGGGTGGAGCGCCGCTGTGGGGCAGTGGTTTTCTGCCGACCACGTACCAGGGAGTCCCGTTCCTGAACGGAGCAGATCCGATATTAAATCTCTCCAGTCCTTCCGGGATCAACTCTGAGAGACAATCGGAATTCATTGATACGGTGAATCAATTGAACTCGCTTCGCCTGGAGAAGACGCGCGATCCGGAAATCGCCACTCGTATCTCTGCCTATGAAATGGCTTACCGCATGCAATCCAGTGCCCCCGAGTTGATGGATCTCTCGGGCGAGACGAAAGAGACACTCGATCTGTACGGCGTCGATCCCGCGAAACCTTCATTTGCCCGTAACTGTCTATTGGCGCGGCGGTTAGTGGAAAAAGGCTCTCGCTTCGTGCAGCTCTATCATACGGACTGGGATCATCATGGAAATAAAGGAACCGACCTGGAAGAATCGCTGGATGCCCGCTGTCTGGAAACCGATCAGGCGTCGGCTGCACTCGTGAAAGATCTTAAACAACGGGGGCTGCTGGATGATACGCTGGTCATCTGGGGGGGTGAATTTGGGCGGACTCCACAAGGTGAGCCCCGTGATCTGATTGGTCGCGATCATCATATCGATGCGTTTTCCATCTGGGTCGCCGGGGGTGGATCCAAGCCAGGTGTCACAATAGGAGAGACTGACGAGTTAGGCTACTATTCTGTCGAAGACACGATTCATGTACGTGACTTCCATGCGACGGTGCTACACCTCCTCGGCATCGATCACCATGAGCTTTCCTATTTTTACCAGGGTCTCGATTTCCGTTTAACGGGCGTGGAAGAAGCTCATGTCGTCGAGAAAATGCTGGCCTGAAACAGGGCTGTCGGCCCGGTCTGAAAAAAACTTGAGCGAAATATGAAGAAATCCTCTGGACAGATTTTTGCGTTTCCATTATCACTCGCCTCTCTCTCATCCATCTCTAAAACTTAATAGTTCACATCACACTAAATCTGTCGTTCTGACACTTAAAACCAACCCTAACCCCCAACGAATGCGGAGGCATGGATGCCACCGGAGTCTAAGACCGGTCTATCCGGAGCGATAATGCGCAATTCGGGTCTGATCTTCCCACTAGTCATAGTGAGTTCAGTCCTGGTGATCATTGCGCCTCTGCCTCCGCTGGTGATGGACCTGCTCTTGTCATGCAATATCACTGTTTCTGTAGTGATTTTGATGACCACGATTTACGTCACACGCCCGTTGGAATTCAGCGTGTTCCCGGCGATCCTGCTGGGTACCACACTGGCGCGGCTGGTGTTGAACGTAGCGACCACCCGTCTGATCTTAACCCGCGGAGCCGATGATGGTACCGCAGCGGCAGGCGGCGTGATTGAAGCCTTTGGTCAGTTCGTGGCAGGCGGTCATCTGGTTGTGGGTCTGATTATCTTCGTGATCCTGGTCACGATTCAGTTTATGGTGATTACCAAGGGTGCCACACGTATCAGTGAAGTGGCCGCCCGGTTCTCACTCGACAGTATGCCCGGTAAGCAGATGGCCATTGATGCCGACCTGAATGCCGGGTTGATCTCCTCAGAAGAAGCGAAAACCCGTCGCCAGGAAATCACCGAACAGGCTGACTTCTACGGTTCAATGGACGGTGCCAGTAAGTTTGTCCGTGGGGACTCGATTGCCAGTATCATCATCACGCTGATCAACGTGGTCGGCGGTCTGTATGTGGGCATGGTCGATCACGGCATGGAACTGTCGAAAGCAGCAACCGTGTTTACCACCCTGACGATCGGCGATGGTCTGGTAACCCAGGTGCCGGGCTTTTTGATCTCACTCGCCGCGGGTTTGATCGTTACCCGAACTTCAGTCGACAGTAACCTCCCCCGGGACGTCGTTAAACAGTTTTCCGGACATCCGGAAGCCCTGTTCCTCGCTTCAACCTTCCTGTTCGCTCTGGCGTTCACAGGACTGCCCGCCGGCCCAATGCTGGCTCTGGCCATCGGTTGTGCGGTTACGGGGATGATGCGACGCAAAGGGCAGCAGGCTACCGAAGTACAAAAACAGAAAGCGGAAACACAACAGCAGGAACAGCAACAACAGCCTGCCGAACCCAAACCGGAAGATCACCTGTTTGTCGATCCTCTCGAACTGGAACTGGGTGTCGGACTGTTGAGACTGGCCGACCCGGCAACCGGCGGCGATCTGCTGGATCGTGTGACCCGCATCCGACACAAAATTGCCCAGGAACTGGGAATCATTCTTCCCAAGGTTCGGATTCGCGACAACATCCGCCTGGGACAACGCGATTACCAGATCAAAATTCGCGACGTCGCTGTGGCCTGGGGTACGATCTATCCCGATGGTCTCCTCGCGATCGACACGGGAGCCACGAACGGTGATATCCCGGGTATCGACACCATCGAGCCGGCCTTCGGACGTCCCGCCAAGTGGATTGAACTGGGACAGAAAGAACGTGCTGAGCTGATGGGCTTTAATGTCGTCGAACCCTCGGCCGTTGCGATTACGCACCTGACCGAAGTCGTCCGCGAACACAGCAGCGAGTTGCTCACCCGGGAACAGGTTCACGGACTGGTTGAAAACCTGAAGGAATCGTCTCCCAAGGTTGTGGAAGAACTGATTCCCGACGTCCTCAAGATTTCTCAAGTCCAGCATGTACTTTCCAATCTGCTCCGTGAACGGGTACCAATTCGCGACCTGGAAACCATCCTGCAGACGCTGGGCGACTATGCAGACCGAACTAAAGAGCCGATGTTGCTCACCGAATATGTGCGGAATGGACTGGCCCGTTCCATCTGCCAGCAGTACCGCGACAGCAATCGTCTGTTGCGGGTCGTGACGCTCGATCCGGAACTGGAAGATGTGCTGATGTCGGGCATTGATTACAACGAGCATGGACTGGCAATCAAGCTGGCACCGCGGACGGGTGAGATCATCACCCAGGCGATTGCCGACCAGGTCGAACCTCTGGTTGCCATGGGCGGACACCCGATCGTGCTCTGTAATCCCCAGATCCGCGCCGGTCTGAAACAGATTACATCTCCGTTATTACCACGACTGGTCGTGTTAAGTCTGAATGAGATCACCCGTGACACCGATGTGGAAGCGATCGGTCAGGTTTCAGCAGATCGTCTGAAATCGAATGCGGTTGTGGGGGCAGCGTAGAGATAAACACGATTAACGGCAGTCATACACAACACTTAATTGAAACAAATACGATCCACTGAGATCAAACGTAAATAACCAAACAGGAACTGAAAACCATGTCAGATGTTCGCACTTTTAAAGCCGCCTCAATGCAGGAAGCATTGAAGCTGGTTCGCGAAGAAATGGGCAGCGACGCTGTGATCCTGCAGACAAAACAGGTGCCTGGCCGCAGAGGACTTCTGCCCTGGACCCGCACCAGAGAAGAATTTGAAATCACCGCAGGTCTGGGCATCAAAGTCCGCACACCTGCCGCCGTGCAGAATAACAGACGCCCCGCCAGTTCTCCGTTACAACATCGTGCTTCCAATCTCCAACCGGCGGGCGCCCGCAATGAATCCGTTTCTTACTCTGAACCACCGTCGCGTGAGTTACCCTCCGAACCGATCCAACGGACACCTGCTCCAGAAAGACGAGTCGAAGAAGACAACAGGCCGCCGGTTCACAATCGTCTCGAACAGCGTCTGCAGGATTCCCGTCCTCGACCAAGTCATGCATCGCAGCCGGCCTACGATCCCACTGAGGAATTTGCAGAAAAGCTGAATGCCATCCAGGAAATGCTGGAATCACTGGATCGCCGCACCCGCTCTCAACGCGTCACCGATGTTCCCCCGGAACTGTTTCACATTTACACGGATCTGATTGACGCTGAAGTAGACGAAACCATTGCTCACGATCTCGTCAGCCGCCTCAAAGAGCATGCGACTCCCGAACAACTCAAAGACACCCAGGCCAGTCAGTCCCTGTTAGCGGCACTGATTGAAGCGCAACTGGACTGTGCTTCCCCGATTCGTCCGCTGCCTGGTCAACGCAAAGTGGTGGCCCTGGTTGGCCCCACAGGTGTCGGTAAAACAACGACAATCGCCAAGCTGGCAGCGAATTTCCGTCTGCGTGATAACATTAAAATGGGCCTGATCACTGTCGACACTTACCGGATTGCCGCAGTCGAACAGTTGCGAACCTATGCGGAAATCATCGACCTGCCCATGAAAGTCGTAAGCACGCCACGGGAAATGCAGATGGCACTCGACGAGATGGTCGGACTGGACCTGGTCCTGATCGACACCGCGGGTCGCAGCCCGAGCGATGATCTGAAAATTCAGGAACTGGAAAGCCTGTTCCGCGATATCGCCATCGATGAAATCGCCCTGGTGATGAGCATGACTTCCAGCGTCCGCACTCTCGAAGCGATTGCCGAACGATTCAAAGTTGCCCGTCCGACATCCATGATATTGACGAAACTGGACGAAGCTCCCGTCATGGGCAGTCTGCTGACTCTGAGTCAGAAAGTCAAACTGCCGATTCAGTATCTGACTACGGGACAGGATGTCCCCGACGATATTGAACCGGCGAATGCTGCCCGGATCTCACGCCTGGTTCTGGGCGAAGACAAACTGCAATAATCTCACATCACCTCACTCACTTCCTTACCTGTCATTTCCATCACTTTAAAATAACCCTGTTTTTGAAGGTCAACCGATGGCTCCCGCTGTCAATGATTTCAATTTCGATCACGCCGATCTGCATACCGAAGTGTCTGCAGAACCGCAGTCCCTGTCTACCAGTTCGTCTCACGGCGATCAGGCGAAGGTACTGCGTGGACTGATGGAGCAGCGACAGCCGGGTGTGATTGACAAATCGAAATCGACACGCTGTCGCACCCTGGCGGTCTGCAGTGGTAAAGGGGGTGTGGGGAAATCGGTGATCTCACTGAACCTGGCACTGGCCCTGGCCAAAACCGGCGCTTCGGTCTGCCTGATGGACATCAACCTGGCGTTAGGTAACATCGACTTACTCTGTCGACTTAACGGTTACTGGAATCTCTCGCATGTGGTGAGTGGTGCCCGATCACTCAAGGAAATTCAACTGGCAGGACCGCTGGGCATCAACGTGATTACCGGCGCCAGCGGCCTGACTGATCTCGCGGACTGTTCAGAAGCAGTTCGCCGCGATGTACTGGGACAGATGCAGGAACTGGAAGCGACCCACGATTATCTGATTCTGGATAACGGTACCGGCATCCATCGCAGCATCCGCCAGTTCGTCACATCTGCAGACGATGTATTGATCGTGACGACTCCCGAACCAACGGCGATTGCGGATGCTTATGCTACGATCAAGTCCCTCTCAACAATTCAATCACTGGAAATCCAGACCCTGGTCAATCAATGCACTTCTCTCGACCAGGGCGACAAGGTATTTCAGCAACTCCAAAAAACTACCGAACTGTTTTTGCACACCGGTCTGAGTCAGGCAGGGCAGATCCCCCATGATCTACAGGTCGTTCAGTCGGTCTATGATCGGGATCCGCTGGTGCTCAGTCATCCGCAGAGCCCGGCTGCCGAGGCGATTTTCCGCCTGGCCCGGCATGTGATCGATGTGCGTAAAACAAAGGAACAAAACAAACAAGAGTCTTACTTTCCGCGACTTTGGCAGCGTCTGCTGGGTGAAGCCGCATAAACTTGAAAATCAGGATGGAAACACCGGGAACAGACTCTCTCATCTCTCTCATTCCCGTTCTTTCCTGGCCTTCAGGTCACGTCTAATTTGTAACCCCTGACAATTAATTCCATTCGCGTGCGTGCAGACGCTGGTTTGTTACTGCGCTATCCAACCAGTGTTCAAACCCAAACTTAGGGCCTGAACTCAGCGATCGCGTTACGCACCGGGAACGGGCTGAAATGTTAGGTTTTAACGATTAATCAAATTGTAGGAGAAAGGTTAAATTTTCTAAGGCAGGACACCGATATTAAAAGACAGAGGTGTGAAGTTCTCTCCTGAAAGTGAAGAGAGTTTCATCCCGACGTTTTTCGAACTCTATCCGGGAATATTCTGTGGCCCTGCATTATGCATTTCGATTATCGCTGATCGCTTTTGCGACTGAATCAGTACGAGGAATCATTTCTCATGCTGATTTCCTTGGAGCGACCCAATCCGCACTCATAGCTGCAGTCATATTTTTTGGTCTTGGCCTGGTGTTCGGTGAAGTTGCCTCCCGTCTGGTTGAAGAATCAGTACGGGCGAGTTTTGAAAAATGGAAAACAAATCCTGAATAAGAATATAAAGTAACCGCAGTCATTCATTTTATATCGTGCCTATTTGAAACGACTGTAAGTTGATCACGGAGGAGTAAATGGCCATCAAAGCCAGTGAAGAAATCGCAGAGATCTGGAAGGAATTCAAGCAGGATCAATCCAACCAGACACTCCGCAATAAATTGATTGAGCAATATGTTCCCCTGGTTCGTTATAATGCAGAACGAGTCTGGGCGAAGCTCCCTGAAGGGGTCGATTTAAACGACTTGATCTCAGCTGGTGTATTCGGGTTAATGGACGCGATTAATGCATTCGATCTGGAGCGGGGCGTTAAGTTTGAAACTTACTGCGTTCCCCGTATCCGTGGCGCCATGCTGGACGAACTGCGTACCATGGACTGGGTTCCCCGTCTGGTGCGGAGTAAGGCCAGTAAGCTGGAAGCAGCCCGTAAAGCTGCCGAAGCAGAACATGGTCGCCCGCCGGCGGACGAGGAAATTGCCCGGAAGATGCAGTTGTCTCGCAAAGAGTTCGAAAAACTCAAAAGCGAAGCCAACGCTGTCGGCCTGGTCAGCCTCAATAAAAAGTGGTATGAAACCGACAGCTACAAAGACGTACGGGAAGTGGATATTCTCGAGGATGCCAAGGGTGAAGATCCGACCAAGAGTATCCAGAAGCGGGATCTGATGCGACTGGTCACCAAGGGCCTGAACCGCAACGAACGCCTGATTATCATCCTGTATTACTACGAAGAACTGACCATGAAAGAAATCGGCAGCACCCTGGGTCTGTCCGAGTCGCGTGTCAGTCAGATGCATTCCAGCATTGTCAACCGCCTGAAAGAACAACTGGGCCGTCGACGACCCGAATTTGCATAATAACATTTGTCTTACTCCTCTAAGACACAAAAGGCCTCCAGCGGTATGGAGGCCTTTTTTTACGTCTGGACGTTAACGGACAATTTGTAAATTCCTGCGAGTTCTCGCGCGGTATACTCGAAATTGGTGCGCGATTCGATTTAGAATAGGCCCACAGGGAACATAAGTTCCGGCTCGTCGATTTTCGACCACTTGGGATTCCACTTACTTCAGACAGATAATCGGGGTGACAGGTCATTTCATGGAAGTTTCTCAGATTGAAGATTACTATCAGCGCTCACTGACAGAGGTGGGAAAAGTTCTCATGGGTCAGGAAGATCTGGTAGAAGGGGTGCTGATCGCCCTGTTCTGCGAGGGAAATGTGCTGATCGAAGGGGTTCCCGGCCTGGGTAAGACGTTGCTGGTCAATACCCTCAGCCACGTCCTCTCCAGCAGGTTCCGGCGGATTCAGTTCACTCCGGACCTGATGCCCTCCGACATCACCGGGCATACCGTGTATGACATGCACGAAAAGGTTTTCACGTTTAATGAAGGCCCCCTGTTTACCAACCTGCTGCTCGCGGATGAAGTCAACCGCGCCCCGGCGAAAACACAGTCGGCACTGCTGGAAGCGATGCAGGAACGCCAGGTCTCTGTGGATGGTAAAACCTATCCGCTGGAGCGTCCGTTCCTGACGATTGCCACCCAGAACCCGCTGGAGCAGGAAGGAACCTATCCGCTGCCTGAGGCGCAGCTGGACCGATTCATGTTCAAACTGCTGGTCGACTATCCAACACAGGACCAGGAAAACGCGATCCTCGATTTGTACGCGGCCGGTAAAGACAATCGCGATCTGAGCACCTTTGGTATCGAGCCGGTTCTGAATACGGAAACCATTCTGGAGATTCAGAGACGGGCCACTGAAATCATCGTGGAACCCTCGATCATCAATTACATCACTTCGATTGTCTCCCGCACCCGAGGCTGGCACACCATTGAAGTTGGTGCGAGTCCACGTGCCAGCGTGAACCTGTTGATCGGTTCGCGGGTGATGGCCGCCTGCCAGGGCCGCGACTTCGTCGTTCCCGATGATGTGAAGGAACTGGCCCTGCCCGTGCTGCGTCATCGCATCCGTCTGCATCCGGAAGCTGAGATTGAAGGCGTGAATGTCGACGACGTGATTCGAGAAATCCTGGAAAGTGTTGAGGCGCCCCGCCAATGATGCCCCGTCTCTCCCTGCTGTTTCTGTTCGCTGCCGCGATGGTCCCCTTTGCGCTGGGAACGGTCTGGCCCGAAGCGGGACAGCTGGGAATTCTGATCTGCCTGGGTGTGTTTCTACTGTCGCTGGTCGATCTGGTGGTTACCCCTTCGCTGCTGGCGATTGAAGTCAATCGGGACGTGAATGAAGTCCTGAGTGTCGGCACCCCGAACAGTGTTAAACTCTGGTTTACCAACCGTGGTTCGGTGCCTCTCAAGATTCACGTGCACGACGAACCGCCGATGCCGTGTCACTATACCGACCTGCCTTTCGACATCGAACTGTTTCCGAACAAGCATCAGTACAGCATTTATCATGTGGAACCGCATCACCGGGGTAAAAACCGGTTCCGCCGTGTCTTTCTGCAGATGAAAAGCCGGCTCGGCCTGTGGACGCTTTACGATGAGCGGGACATTCACCAGGTGGTCCGCATCTATCCAGATATTAAAGCAGTACATGGCGTGGAGCTGATGGCCCGCCGGAACCGACTGGCAGAAACCGGTATCAAGATGTCCCGCCTGCGGGGACGTGGGACTGAGTTCGATCGACTGCGCGAGTATCGTCGCGGCGACGAATTTCGCAGCATAGACTGGAAAGCGACCTCCCGGCACCAGGAGCTGATCAGTCGCGAGTACGTAGTGGAGAAGAATCAGAATATCATCTTCCTGCTCGACTGTGGTCGTTCGATGTGTAACGCCGACGAAGGCGTAACTCACTTCGACCGGGCATTGAATGCGGCGATCCTCTTAAGTTATGTGGCACTCCGGCAGGGAGACACGGTCTCGTTGATGGCCTGTTCGAACAAGGTCGAGCGGTGGGTTCCCCCGGTGCGCGGTGCCGGTTCGATTCAGAAACTGATCCGCCAGGTTTATGATCTGGATCCGGTCTACGAGGCCTCAGACTACCGACTGATGTCGGAACAGCTCCAGCTGCGTTACCGTAAACGTTCGCTGGTCGTTGTACTCACACACGCGCTGGACGAAGTGCATCTCTCGCACTTGAGCGATGCCCTGCGGATGATGCGCTGGCCCCATCTGGTACTCTCCGCGTTCCTGCGAAACGTTCCCCTGCAGGAGCGGATGAACGCGATTCCGGAAACAGACCGCGAAGCCTTCCAGATCGCCGCAGCCGCAGACATCGTGGCCACCCAGACCACACAGATCGCCGCGCTACAGAAATCGGGTCTGCTGATTCTGGACACGCTGCCGGAGAATCTGTCGGTCAATCTCATCAGCCGCTACCTGGACATCAAAGCCCGACAACTGCTGTGATTATTTTCCAAACCGGGAGTCGCAGGTAGACTAATCAGAAGTACAACCGGTCTGGCGCGGAAGATTTATCAACTGAAATTTGAGATCTTGATCTGCTTTTCGCCACTCAGATCAGCTCTTGATCCATGTCTCATCCGTAACAAAAACGTCATTCGCGGTTAGCTGGACATGTACAAGAGTCAGATCATGACAGTCGTATCAATTGTAAGACACAGTGTCCACGTCGAGTGTGGGAATTAGTGAAAAGATTTTTTCGGGTGATCTCACCGAATTCGGGGAGAAACTGGTGGTCAACATCGTGTGCATATCTATAAATGGTCGATATTTATAAAGAATTAACAAAACCGGCTCGCATATAAAATATGCGGGTCGTACGACAGAAATCGTTCCCTCTTGTTTGAGCGTTGACTTTTTTCTTTTACTTAGTTCAGGGCCAGCCGTATAATTAAGATTCATTAGAAGTAAGCTACGTTTGTATTTGGAGTCATTTATGGCAGTCTGTTTAGTCCCCGTGAACCAGGGTCGCCCCATTGTGTTAGACAAGGCGATCATTCTTGTTGGACGGCATCCCGACTGCGATATCGTCATCACCGACAGCCCGAAGATTTCCCGCAAACACTGCTGCCTGGCGATTGTCAACGATCGCCCGGTCA
This window of the Gimesia chilikensis genome carries:
- the flhF gene encoding flagellar biosynthesis protein FlhF; the encoded protein is MSDVRTFKAASMQEALKLVREEMGSDAVILQTKQVPGRRGLLPWTRTREEFEITAGLGIKVRTPAAVQNNRRPASSPLQHRASNLQPAGARNESVSYSEPPSRELPSEPIQRTPAPERRVEEDNRPPVHNRLEQRLQDSRPRPSHASQPAYDPTEEFAEKLNAIQEMLESLDRRTRSQRVTDVPPELFHIYTDLIDAEVDETIAHDLVSRLKEHATPEQLKDTQASQSLLAALIEAQLDCASPIRPLPGQRKVVALVGPTGVGKTTTIAKLAANFRLRDNIKMGLITVDTYRIAAVEQLRTYAEIIDLPMKVVSTPREMQMALDEMVGLDLVLIDTAGRSPSDDLKIQELESLFRDIAIDEIALVMSMTSSVRTLEAIAERFKVARPTSMILTKLDEAPVMGSLLTLSQKVKLPIQYLTTGQDVPDDIEPANAARISRLVLGEDKLQ
- a CDS encoding P-loop NTPase: MAPAVNDFNFDHADLHTEVSAEPQSLSTSSSHGDQAKVLRGLMEQRQPGVIDKSKSTRCRTLAVCSGKGGVGKSVISLNLALALAKTGASVCLMDINLALGNIDLLCRLNGYWNLSHVVSGARSLKEIQLAGPLGINVITGASGLTDLADCSEAVRRDVLGQMQELEATHDYLILDNGTGIHRSIRQFVTSADDVLIVTTPEPTAIADAYATIKSLSTIQSLEIQTLVNQCTSLDQGDKVFQQLQKTTELFLHTGLSQAGQIPHDLQVVQSVYDRDPLVLSHPQSPAAEAIFRLARHVIDVRKTKEQNKQESYFPRLWQRLLGEAA
- a CDS encoding FliA/WhiG family RNA polymerase sigma factor — its product is MAIKASEEIAEIWKEFKQDQSNQTLRNKLIEQYVPLVRYNAERVWAKLPEGVDLNDLISAGVFGLMDAINAFDLERGVKFETYCVPRIRGAMLDELRTMDWVPRLVRSKASKLEAARKAAEAEHGRPPADEEIARKMQLSRKEFEKLKSEANAVGLVSLNKKWYETDSYKDVREVDILEDAKGEDPTKSIQKRDLMRLVTKGLNRNERLIIILYYYEELTMKEIGSTLGLSESRVSQMHSSIVNRLKEQLGRRRPEFA
- a CDS encoding AAA family ATPase, yielding MEVSQIEDYYQRSLTEVGKVLMGQEDLVEGVLIALFCEGNVLIEGVPGLGKTLLVNTLSHVLSSRFRRIQFTPDLMPSDITGHTVYDMHEKVFTFNEGPLFTNLLLADEVNRAPAKTQSALLEAMQERQVSVDGKTYPLERPFLTIATQNPLEQEGTYPLPEAQLDRFMFKLLVDYPTQDQENAILDLYAAGKDNRDLSTFGIEPVLNTETILEIQRRATEIIVEPSIINYITSIVSRTRGWHTIEVGASPRASVNLLIGSRVMAACQGRDFVVPDDVKELALPVLRHRIRLHPEAEIEGVNVDDVIREILESVEAPRQ
- a CDS encoding DUF58 domain-containing protein, yielding MMPRLSLLFLFAAAMVPFALGTVWPEAGQLGILICLGVFLLSLVDLVVTPSLLAIEVNRDVNEVLSVGTPNSVKLWFTNRGSVPLKIHVHDEPPMPCHYTDLPFDIELFPNKHQYSIYHVEPHHRGKNRFRRVFLQMKSRLGLWTLYDERDIHQVVRIYPDIKAVHGVELMARRNRLAETGIKMSRLRGRGTEFDRLREYRRGDEFRSIDWKATSRHQELISREYVVEKNQNIIFLLDCGRSMCNADEGVTHFDRALNAAILLSYVALRQGDTVSLMACSNKVERWVPPVRGAGSIQKLIRQVYDLDPVYEASDYRLMSEQLQLRYRKRSLVVVLTHALDEVHLSHLSDALRMMRWPHLVLSAFLRNVPLQERMNAIPETDREAFQIAAAADIVATQTTQIAALQKSGLLILDTLPENLSVNLISRYLDIKARQLL